A DNA window from Naumovozyma dairenensis CBS 421 chromosome 10, complete genome contains the following coding sequences:
- the SEN34 gene encoding tRNA splicing endonuclease subunit SEN34 (similar to Saccharomyces cerevisiae SEN34 (YAR008W); ancestral locus Anc_4.116) — METTVVEGERKDFEPVTINILINKDEQSTISALVFDLEDIKKLRQIGICGILTGTLPSASQQNTFLSIPLRLMVEEVLWLHFNGYCHLRPLNGPISQNVVDTIKTRAEDLYTTSIARIEFLYELQRQYKREEHLKKLEKLGLLNKNVKEGQEDNLNSKLLESSLFVQTSNASSILQDFSMQLDDKFIINWLISNSSSWNNYLLFKSLKDQKYILAPGSRFGGKFIAYPGDPLRYHSHLTVQNAIDYYNEPIDMLSLIRGSRLGTTVKKLWVVGGVKGDIEEEPSTEVDSTSKEKNGRVSFFSIEWAAFG, encoded by the coding sequence ATGGAAACGACTGTCGTTGAAGGTGAACGAAAAGATTTTGAACCTGTTAccattaatattttaataaataaagatgaacAATCCACAATATCAGCATTAGTTTTCGATTTAGAAGACATTAAGAAACTAAGACAAATAGGAATATGTGGTATTCTTACAGGTACTTTGCCCTCTGCATCGCAACAGAACACTTTCCTTTCTATACCCTTGAGGTTGATGGTAGAAGAAGTTCTCTGGCTTCATTTTAATGGATACTGTCATTTAAGACCGCTTAATGGACCAATCTCACAAAATGTTGTCGATACCATAAAGACTCGAGCTGAAGATTTGTACACGACATCCATAGCAAGGATCGAATTTCTATACGAATTACAACGACAGTATAAAAGAGAGgaacatttgaaaaaattagaaaaattaggTTTACTCAATAAAAATGTCAAGGAAGGACAAgaagataatttgaattcaaaactCTTggaatcatcattatttgtaCAAACGTCAAACGCTTCCTCTATCCTACAAGATTTTTCCATGCAATTAGATGATAAGTTCATAATAAATTGGCttatttccaattcaaGTAGTTGGAACAATTACCTgcttttcaaatctttgaaagatcaaaaatatatattggCGCCCGGTTCAAGGTTCGGAGGGAAATTCATTGCATATCCTGGGGATCCACTTAGATATCATTCGCATTTGACTGTGCAAAATGCAAtagattattataatgaacCAATTGATATGTTATCCTTAATACGTGGTTCAAGATTGGGGACAACAGTCAAGAAACTATGGGTAGTAGGAGGCGTGAAGGGAGATATTGAGGAAGAACCTTCCACTGAAGTGGATTCGACtagtaaagaaaaaaatgggcgtgtttcctttttttccatTGAATGGGCAGCTTTTGGTTAA